The sequence CACATTTGCACATCCTCGAAGGAAGTGGGAGAGAACAATGTGCTTCAGGTTTGACACGCTCTCTTTGGGGACCTCCAGCAGGAAACAGTTTCTAAACAAAAGGCctagaaaaacaaatacaagagTACACCAGCACCTTTTGAACATAATCAAACAGTAGAACAGAAAGTAGAAAGTCAAGTAACCTTTTGAAGCGAGCTCTCTTGCGCCACCCTAAGGCGCAAATACTCATTACATTTCAAAGGTGTGGGAAAGGGTTAACCCAGAtaaattacaataatatataattaaatgcattatttctaatgtatatattttcccaaatgatttttatttgctTCACTCTATTTTTGATTGGTTGCATTGCACCTCTTTTCCACTAGAGGGGAGAATGACCCCACGAGAGCTGCCTTAATGATCCCAAGTAGTCGAATATTGCCTTTTTCTGACTCTGTAAAATATTAATCATGCAGTAACAgactattttaaattattaacaatataataatgttatATGACATACATATGATATTGGATTCACTctttttccattcttttataatcagcagtagaaaaataaaatgtaggttGCACAAAAAGCAGCCGTTTCTCCCATGGACTTGGTTTCTACCAGTGGATTCACAAACTGTgctgaaatatatttaaaatgaattatgattatattattttaattattgtctcatgttttgcgtttttttttttttttttttttattaaagtgctatacaaataaagatgaGTTCAGAAGATGCTAAAGTGCAATAATGGAGCGCTTCCTATATTTCAAAAGTGGAATTAATGTTCGATTTCGACCAGTATTCATCTGCTGGAAGCATTTTTCACATTCTCCTCTGCACTtaacttaaaaatgacaaaaatagagTTAGCCTAGTGGCACCTGTAACAAATTAGTGATgtgtaataataatcaatatttAAATCTAGAGTTATTAATAGCTAATACTACTCAATTTATAAAACAGGTAAaactattattttaatttaatttatatatgtaCTGGTCCTATTAATCATAATATATCTATGCAGTGAAATAAAGCTCCCACACCAGCATTAACATGTCGtgtctttataaaacattttgcaaaataTAGCCAAGGCTCATTCATTTAAATACGCATAaatagcacacaaaaaaacaaaatagtatttttttgaaCCTCcatttcaagtcaaataaaagtgaTTGTGAAGAGTCCATATGGagacacattttgttttatttacgaaacattgatttgtgtttcaTTCATGTAGCATCAAAGTCTTTGGACTCACTTTTTTGAATGTGCTATGTACAATAAATAGTGCAGTAGAAGAAGAGTTGTTCCCATTTTGTTCACTTCAATTGTTGTGTATATCCTTTTTAGCCTTAGTCGTGATTCATACATAAATATTATGATACATTCATCTTTGTCAACTTTTGATTTCCCGAACATATGAATGTATCACTGCATGTTCCCTTTGAGGTCGTTATCAGAACTGTTGCATTTTTTACAGTTCTATCTTTAATGCTTAGAAATTGTCTATTAGTTTTGaaaacatccattttctataatgcTTATCCTCACCAGTGTCGCAAGTGAGCTGGAGTTTATATATCCCAACCGACTTTGTGCGGGAGCTGCGGTGCACTCCGGAcaagttgccagccaatcgcagggcacttgTAACGCTAAACAAACACACGTTCACATTGAGCCtacttttggaatgtgggaagaaatCCATCTATATATTTTCTATACAAGGGATGACCAATTGGCGGCTGGTGACAAACCCTGAGTGGCCCCTGATTCATTTTCACCAATCCCAAAAATGTTGGGATGGAAATTATAAACATGTTTCATCTACTACAGTAACCCGCATACTTGCAGTTTGGCATCCGTGGATTCACCTACTTGCAGattattttttagtattaaaataataaaaatttgtcagttttttttcctctttgttttttttttttttttttttttttgtatttgcgtCAATTCCACTTTTTCATGAAAACTCAGAGGATTATCAGaatttttaaaagattttttttaaacatttaaaaatgtctcaGTGCATTTCAATGAGCATGAATTATGTGCAGAACTTTGTTATTCGAGTGCCAGTACGAATTTTGGctttatttaaaatgtcatttttgtcataTATTTGATTAGGAAGTGTCTGGTCCTATGTGGCCCCCACAGTAGCTCCAATCAAAAATAATTCGAAACTTGGGACGCTGAAAGGTGGACCACCAGGCTTCCCGTTAATAACTGTGAGAATTGCCTGTTTAGTAATCAATAAAGTAAGAATAATTCAAGCTTCCCATCCCTGTTGCATAATGCTTAGTCTCATTAGGGTTGAGGGTGTGCATCCATGACAGGTCACCAacaaatcgcagggcacatcgAGTCAAAACATAGACAAATGCGTATTATGGAATGTAAGAGGAATCTGTAGTACTGGGGGAAAACCCACCCAGTCAGCAGATCATGCTAACCCCACAAAGGATAGCCCGCACCATTAATTGTACAACCTCTTCCAAAGTGCATGTAAACATTCACAAGGCTTCCCAATTGTGACATGAAGGAACATgatgtgtttttattgttttgtaaccGTAAAAATAGAAACTAAAAAGTCAGGAAGTTCAATGATTTCTCTCTTGGTGCACTTGATGTTCATGTGGCGGTCTCCGGAATGGGCGGAGCCCGCTCCAGTCTGACGGTCCAGGGGTCCGATGCGGCCGCGTAAAAGGGCGAGCGGGCCAGTACGTCGTCCCCCGCCAAGGCGAAGGCGAACATCCCTCGCTGCCGCTCTGCCGCATCCTTCTCCTCGCTGTCCTGGTACGACTTAAAGCCGTTCCCCTCCAAAACGCTCGCGGCGGGGGAGGTGTTGGGCGGGCACAGGTAGCCGGCCGTGGGCGCCGAGCGCCAGGCGGTCGGCTTGCGGCCTCGGCGTGGGCGGGAGACCCGGCAGCTCTGCCTCTTGAGGTGGCGGTGCAGGTGGTCGGAGCGTGTGAAACTCTTGTAGCAGTGCTCGCACTGGTAGGGCCGCACGCCGGTGTGGATGCGTAGGTGGTTCTTCAGATCGTAGTTGTGCACGAACTTGGAGTTGCAGTGCAGGCATATGTACGGCCGCTCACCCGTGTGCTTCCTCATGTGGATCTTAAGCTTGTCCTGTCTGCAAGATGGGATGAAGCGTAGTGTTAAAAGCGACAAGTGAAGAAATGGCAGCGTCCTCGAGATACCGAGAGTTACAATTCGGCAGAGCTGAGCAAAACAGTCGTTACATCGGCCAATCAGTGACGGAGGCCCATTTTGCGGTAACCTCATTCTGTGTGACAGGTAGCAACacgctctaaaaacagttgggtcaaaagtaacccaattgtGGATCAAAATGGACTGATCCACTTTAtcagtcaatttgacccaactttcagtgttgttttatacaaaatgaacccccccaaaaaagttgggTCTAATTGACTCATCGAGACGGCCTGACCCAACTTTcttggttgttttatacaaattattttttttaattttttttgtgtgcaaaatgACCCAgaaggttgggtcaaattgacccaacttGACGATCTGACCCAACTTCTTGGGTTGTTCTTAAAAcatgacccatttttttttggcccaaatttgggtcaaattaacccaagtagaAGATCCGACCAAaccgttattatttatttatttatttatgtatttatttatttatttttaacagaatGACCCCTttcccccctttaaaaaaacggggggaaaaaaacaaaacaaaactgaaagttgggtcaaattgacccaagttgtTTTATAgtaaatgacacttttttttcttttttctttttaaaacctAAAAgcaggtcaaattgacccaagtaaatgatctgacccaacttcttgggttgttcttaaaaatgacccttttttttttttttttttaccaaattaaCCCAAGTATAGGATCCGAccaaacaggtttttttttgttttgttttttaaacaaaaacaaaacaaaaacaaaaaaagaaagaaagaaagttgggtcaaattaacacAAGTAGAGTCAATTTTTGACCCATTGTGGGTTATTTTTGATCCAACTGTTTTTAAAGTGACAAATACTTGTGTAATATGAAAGCAACCCAGAAATGTTTgatccatttttttctgttttttccccccgtctTGTTCTTGTGTCAAAGGTATCAGCGGAAATGGGGACAACTCAGCAAATCTCCATCATTTGAGGCAGGCAGTATCAGAACACAACcatcaaagccaaaaggtaagaacaaatactttctcagCTTCCTTCACACTGGTCTTCAAAACTGATGTTAGATAACGTGGTTTTCTCCAGGTCGTTGTTCTATGTGAACGTTATCAAAACAGAATGGGAGTGACCCAAGTTGTCACACAGAATTTATTACCTCAAAAAGTGCTACGATAAAGATTATTACATATCATTCACACCAGTTTGAGTCAATGATACAAAAGCGTTACTTTTTTGCGTCGAGTCGCATGATCATGATAAGAGAGGAGAATGTCAGGTTAAGGTTGCTGGTGGAAACTGGAAAGTGTGCCTAAGCCGTGGGTGGGTGCCACATCACCCGCAGATAAAATAACAGAAGGGGCTTTCCGTACATTTGAAAAATTGACTTGAGATGATCCTTAGATTGGTGGGTTACATGTAAGGTGGGTGCTTCATTTTCCATCAAGTGTTTGGTTCACTTAACAACAGAATTCATTTTCAATCATCATAAAGGGTACTGACATATTCTGGGCACACTTTTGCCGTGAACCAGCCGAAACCAAAAGCAGATTGTCCATTGATTGGTCAACTGCGAGTTGTCCTGTTAATGTTCAAGAGCGACTCTCTTGTTCACTTGCCTGACCAGAGTTCTGCTTTCATTGCATATACCCTGCACCAGATTAGGTTTGCATACAGATCGTACCTTGGTGAACCAGACTTGAGCTGTACCACTTGGTGGAAAGGTGACTCTAGTCATAATGACACATgcacctgtttgtttttttaaatgagctgGTGCTGGTAATCATGGTCCTAATGCCGTTTGATCCCGAGGTATCTAAGGTAGTGTCAGAAGCGCCTTCTCTGAAAAGCTTTTCCAAAGATGGGCACAAGTATCTACGgccaagtccaagtcaagtctcacATCTTTGACATACGAGTCCCagtcaagtccaagtctttAAGTTCCAAGTCCAAGTGAAGACCCTGACCACGAGTCCAAGTCCCTAGCCACAAGTTCGACTCGCTGGATAAAGTCTCTGGATTATGCTCCGAGTTTGCCATGCTGGTGattgtttgtgttgttgtcGCACTGGTCTATTCTACGTCATTAACGTCGGCCGTTGCTTGGGTACACGGAAAGgtcgggagagagagagagggatttGGAGAAAGGAGAGAAAATGAGAGCAAGCAAACAACACAGACTTGTAATGCTCACGAGTCCCAAAAGAAGAGTCTGAGTCAAGTCTCGAGTCGTTAGTGGACGAGACTAGTCGAGCTACAAGCCTCAAGAAATAGCGTCGCGAGAGAGTTGTGAGTCCCCATCTCTGACCTTTTCCCTTTGTCTTTCTATATAAAATGTGCCACCGCAGAATGGGGGATGACCTGGCAATGTCTCAGCATCTGAATATCAGAAGCGCTCCACTCACCTGGTGAAGCGCACCTCGCAGATGGTACACATGTAGGGTTTCTCCCCTGTGTGGGTCCTCATGTGTCGCGGTAGCTTCCCGGCCCCTTGGATGATCTTGTTACAGATAGGACACTGCTGTGAAGACTTGGGCTTCATCTTCCTCTCTTCCTCCAGCCGCCAGGGAGGGAAGAGTGACCCAAGGTGAGACGCTGAGTTCAGGAAGCTCAGGTATGAGCGGAAGTCAGCCTCGTTCTTGACTACGCCCAGGGCGTGACCTGAGGGCGACATGGGCCCTGTGGAGCCCATGGCCCCGCACAGCCCCGAGCTGACAAACTCCTTCAGGAAGTTGCCGTGGAGAAGAGTGGGCAGCACTTCCTCTTTCATTTCCTCTTTGATGATCTCTCTCTTCACAGCCAGATCGAGGGGCCCGGGCGGGGGGACGTCAGGCATCGGGTAGGTGGCAGGGACCCTCGGGGAACCTCCGTCTGTGCGAGAGTGCTGATGCAGCCCGGGCTCCAGGAAGTGCTGTGGAAAAGCAGGGAAGTCGGCGGCCCACATTGAGGGGTAGAAGCCGGGTAACAGGGGGGAGAAGCTGGCCCTCCTGTCCAGAGCAGACATGCGGGGGTACAGGCCATCTTGGAGGAGCGACTCAATGGAGAAATCCTTCAGGGCGCGGTTCTCCAGATTCTCCTGCAACAGGACAAGAAGTTAGCTTAGTGTTAGACACAGTGGGAATGCTATTTAAAAATTTGGTGCTAGCAGTATGTTAGCATGGGTAAATATCATTCTAAGCGATTTCACTAGTCATGTTGTTATCTTGTTATAtgtttagcatgttagcattgacCATTTCCTGTATCCCAGTAGTCATTTAATGCAAGGCAAGATTGGTAAGTAATCGTTATCTTATCTTTTGACACAAGAAAATATCACTCTGAGCCTTGGCAGAGTTCTACCTGCTTTCCACGCATACTCTCAGGCGACCGTTCTTGGTAGGTGGAGGTGCTGGGTGGCGGCGACTCGTCCATCCCCAGAGGCTCCCCCCTACTCTCCGATGACCGTTCGTCGTCATCCTCCTGATCATCGTTCCTCGACccgtcttcctcttcctcttcttcttcctcgtcttcctctagttcttcttcctccttctcTTCAGACCCACCTCCTCGTCCGCCACCGCTGTCCATGATCTCCAGGCACACGTTGATGATGCAGGGAATCTCCAGCATTTGCGCTGCATTGAGGATCTCACTGACATTGGACGCCGTCACCGTCAGCGTGGAGGTGTAGGCGAACTCCAGGATGGCTGTGAGCGACTCAGGGGCCACAAAGTCAATTTCGTAGATGGCCGCGGAGGGCGTGGGGGCTGCGGTGTGGTGTTGGTGGTGCCCGTCCTCGCCGTTGGCCACCGTGAAGAGCTTCTTGAAGTAGTGGCTGCAGGCGGCCAGCACCGAGCGGTGGCTCCGGTACTCCTGGTCACGCACGATGAGGACCACGTCGCAGAGGAGACCGTCGCGACGCTGCTCATTGAGGCTGCACAGGACATCGCTGCTGTGATTGGGGAAGGGGATTCCGATGCGGTCTTCCTCTCTATGGTGGACCATCCTCCGCTCTCTGGGTAAGAACCAATAGAGCAATGTTAGTTTATTATACTGGCCAGAGGTAGATGATCCACCCTCATTAAAAATTGTACCTGAATACATGAAAGACCTAAAACTATTTCTGTGCTCAGTTTATCTTGCCCTATGTTAGCATACATGTTAAATCTTAACATTTTATCATTTTTGAAATAGTTCAGGTACCATTTCTACAAGACCAGATAATGAAAACTCACATCAGTTTACCTCAAAACTTTCATGTTAGCATGGTATGCTAACATGAAAGTTTTGTGCTTGCATGATAGCATCTTAGCATTCCCTGTTCGAAATTGTTCCTGAATACACGGCAAGATGAAATAATCAGTACTTTTGGTGACGTTTGCATACCAACTGCTAGCTTGTTAGCATTTAATTAGCATCTAATTAGAAACAGTACCTCACCTCAAGGCTACTCAAAATCAATTGACTTCAGAACCTTTTTGATATATCTTAACATGTCAACTGCTAGCATGTTAGTATGTTAGCATTTATCATGAGAAAAAGAAACTAAACGcaaagacatccatccatccatccattttcttgaccgcttattcctcacaagggtcgcggggggtgctggcgcctatctcagctggctctgggcagtaggcgggggacaccctggactggttgccaaccaattaaACGCAAagacatattttaaatttatgttGGCCTTAGTGCATTCTCTAACCAGGCTGCTGTCTTGCTATGTGTTATCAAACCAACTGTTAGGATGTTAGCATTTCTCCTCTTCTTGTTAAAAATAGCACCTCAATACAGAGATATGTAAAATTCATATCAATGAACCAAGCTATGTTAGCATACCAACTTGTTTTCAGCACTTCTCATTATATTAGCACTTAGaagttttatgactttttacaaaaaaatccaaaatgtaaGTCCATTATAAATATTACAATGTGATTCCTTGTCTGAAAAGAGCTAATGCAATGTTAAAAACTTCCTGGTGGTAGGTCATCAATTGAGatgaaagaatgtttaaaaatgaGAGAAGAACCATGGTCATTttacaagaacaacaacaatcacgGCCATTCAACAACCACCAGTTTGTAAAAATACTCTTGAGGCTTTTTTGATGACAGTATTTGACAGTGCATATTTGAGAACCTGCTAAATGAGAGACGCAGCGGTCAGTGTACGAAAGCCTCAACATGCTCTCACGTGTCCGTACAAATACTTAGCCTTGGGCATATGTATTATGCCTAATTCTTAGGTGCTTGCATGACAATTTATTAGAGACTCTtacgcaatcccgttcggcctTCTACatgagaggtttttttttgtttttttttaaccgttcaGCGTTTCCAAATATGCTTGCAGTACTGTATTTCAAAACACTAAGTAATTAATGATCTCTGAATGTTACTTGAATGTTACATCTGCAGTTGACTTGAACTGCCTTCCtgataaaatgtcttttt comes from Festucalex cinctus isolate MCC-2025b chromosome 15, RoL_Fcin_1.0, whole genome shotgun sequence and encodes:
- the zbtb7c gene encoding zinc finger and BTB domain-containing protein 7C; this translates as MVHHREEDRIGIPFPNHSSDVLCSLNEQRRDGLLCDVVLIVRDQEYRSHRSVLAACSHYFKKLFTVANGEDGHHQHHTAAPTPSAAIYEIDFVAPESLTAILEFAYTSTLTVTASNVSEILNAAQMLEIPCIINVCLEIMDSGGGRGGGSEEKEEEELEEDEEEEEEEEDGSRNDDQEDDDERSSESRGEPLGMDESPPPSTSTYQERSPESMRGKQENLENRALKDFSIESLLQDGLYPRMSALDRRASFSPLLPGFYPSMWAADFPAFPQHFLEPGLHQHSRTDGGSPRVPATYPMPDVPPPGPLDLAVKREIIKEEMKEEVLPTLLHGNFLKEFVSSGLCGAMGSTGPMSPSGHALGVVKNEADFRSYLSFLNSASHLGSLFPPWRLEEERKMKPKSSQQCPICNKIIQGAGKLPRHMRTHTGEKPYMCTICEVRFTRQDKLKIHMRKHTGERPYICLHCNSKFVHNYDLKNHLRIHTGVRPYQCEHCYKSFTRSDHLHRHLKRQSCRVSRPRRGRKPTAWRSAPTAGYLCPPNTSPAASVLEGNGFKSYQDSEEKDAAERQRGMFAFALAGDDVLARSPFYAAASDPWTVRLERAPPIPETAT